One Deefgea tanakiae genomic region harbors:
- a CDS encoding peroxiredoxin, with protein MLNSGDLAPQFALPDAKMDMIQLTDFLDKKIVVLYFFNGDKTPGGILEAIEFSDRVAAFAKYGAVILGVSRDDCMAHESFSDEHGLEFDLLSDTEGEVSALYHAQHQWEAKGVVRYGIDRSTFVIDQSGIIRHAFYHVTPKGHAAEILELVKQLG; from the coding sequence ATGCTTAATTCTGGCGATCTCGCACCACAATTTGCTTTGCCGGATGCGAAGATGGACATGATTCAGCTCACTGATTTTTTAGATAAAAAAATTGTGGTGTTGTATTTTTTTAATGGCGATAAAACGCCTGGTGGTATTTTAGAGGCGATTGAGTTTTCCGATCGCGTTGCAGCATTTGCGAAATATGGTGCTGTTATCCTTGGCGTGAGTCGGGATGACTGCATGGCGCATGAATCATTTTCGGATGAGCATGGCCTTGAGTTTGATTTACTCTCGGATACGGAAGGTGAAGTGAGTGCTTTGTATCATGCCCAACATCAATGGGAAGCCAAGGGCGTGGTAAGATACGGCATAGATCGCTCGACGTTTGTGATTGATCAATCGGGCATCATTCGTCATGCTTTCTACCACGTGACGCCAAAAGGGCACGCGGCTGAAATATTAGAACTTGTTAAACAGCTAGGATAA
- a CDS encoding FKBP-type peptidyl-prolyl cis-trans isomerase codes for MQIAKNSAVTINYEMYNAEGVQIDKTEEPIAYLHGGYDNILPLVEEALHGKSVGDTVEVTMSPEDAFGEFEPELVRDEDKDVFPPEVEVGMMFEADDPVSGDVILFRVTEVNDSSVTVDGNHPFAGMTIRFVASVVEVRDATSEELSHGHVHGAHGHHH; via the coding sequence ATGCAAATTGCAAAAAATTCCGCAGTAACGATTAACTATGAAATGTACAACGCTGAAGGCGTACAAATCGACAAAACTGAAGAGCCTATTGCTTACCTACACGGCGGGTATGACAATATCTTGCCTTTGGTTGAGGAAGCTTTGCATGGCAAATCGGTTGGCGACACTGTTGAAGTGACGATGTCACCAGAAGATGCGTTTGGCGAGTTTGAGCCTGAATTGGTGCGCGACGAAGACAAAGACGTATTCCCACCTGAAGTTGAAGTGGGCATGATGTTTGAAGCGGATGATCCTGTTTCTGGCGATGTAATCTTGTTCCGCGTGACTGAAGTGAACGATAGCTCAGTGACAGTTGATGGCAATCACCCATTTGCAGGCATGACGATTCGTTTCGTGGCTTCAGTGGTAGAAGTTCGTGATGCAACGAGCGAAGAGTTGTCGCACGGTCATGTTCATGGCGCGCACGGTCATCACCACTAA
- a CDS encoding ribonucleoside-diphosphate reductase subunit alpha, with product MTDTTLQPSISHDAAAYANYKIIRRNGSVVPFEPSKISVALTKAFIAVQGSHAASSAAVRDQVHLLTDAAVSALMRRKPEGGAIHIEDIQDQVELALMRSGEHDVARAYVLYRSERQRERAAARHESEPEQHDINVVFEDGSSRPLDLVKVKALIASACTGLEQYTDQAVILAEMLKNVYDGVSADELRKSAVLAARTFLENDPAYGLVTARLLLNTIRREVLGVETSHEEMAETYASYFPRFIKKGIEAELLDEKLAQYDLDLLAVALEHSRDYQFGYLGLQTLYDRYFLHINEQRIELPQVFFMRVAMGLALNEVNREERAIEFYNVLSSFDFMSSTPTLFNSGTRHSQMSSCYLTTVPDDLDGIFEALKENALLSKFAGGLGNDWTPVRAMNSHIKGTNGKSQGVVPFLKVVNDTAVAVNQGGKRKGAVCAYLETWHADIEEFLELRKNTGDDRRRTHDMNSANWIPDLFMKRVMEGGEWTLFSPSEVPDLHDKVGKAFEAAYTAYEAKAARGEMRVAKTIPALSLWRKMLTMLFETGHPWITFKDPCNIRSPQQHVGVVHSSNLCTEITLNTNEEEIAVCNLGSINLFNHLKNGQLDAEKLSRTVKVAMRMLDNVIDINFYPVRKARTSNLKHRPVGLGIMGFQNCLHELGVPYASDAAVEFADVSMETVAYHAYWASTELAQERGIYASYKGSLWDRGILPQDSMRLLEEERGGYLEVDRSSRLDWTMLRDRIAAYGMRNSNCLAIAPTATISNIVGVDACIEPTYQNLFVKSNLSGEFTVINEHLVRDLKARGLWDEVMVSDLKYFDGSVAQIDRIPQDLRDLYATAFEMDPKWLVEAASRRQKWIDQAQSLNIYMAGASGKKLDELYKHAWLRGLKTTYYLRTLAATAAEKSTGRGGELNSVPVDGGFAAAAAQAAIAAAAAVDNTPATDAKFCSIDNPDCEACQ from the coding sequence ATGACTGATACAACGCTACAACCAAGCATCTCTCATGATGCGGCTGCCTATGCCAACTACAAAATTATCCGCCGTAATGGCTCAGTAGTGCCATTTGAACCATCGAAAATTTCGGTGGCACTCACCAAGGCATTCATCGCTGTGCAGGGCAGTCATGCAGCGTCTAGCGCTGCGGTGCGCGATCAAGTGCATTTGCTCACGGATGCGGCAGTATCGGCATTAATGCGCCGTAAACCAGAAGGTGGCGCAATTCATATTGAAGACATCCAAGACCAAGTCGAATTGGCTTTGATGCGTTCGGGCGAACACGATGTGGCGCGTGCCTACGTGCTTTATCGCAGCGAACGTCAGCGTGAACGCGCTGCGGCTCGCCACGAGAGTGAGCCAGAACAACACGATATTAATGTCGTGTTTGAAGACGGTAGCTCGCGCCCGCTGGATTTAGTTAAAGTTAAAGCGCTGATTGCATCTGCGTGTACTGGTCTTGAGCAATACACTGACCAAGCAGTGATCTTGGCTGAAATGCTCAAAAACGTGTACGACGGTGTGTCGGCCGATGAATTACGCAAATCAGCTGTGCTCGCTGCGCGTACCTTCCTCGAAAATGATCCTGCTTATGGCTTGGTGACGGCACGCTTGTTACTCAATACCATTCGCCGCGAAGTACTGGGTGTTGAAACTAGCCACGAAGAAATGGCAGAAACCTATGCCAGCTACTTCCCTCGCTTTATCAAGAAAGGGATTGAGGCTGAGTTGCTAGATGAAAAACTCGCTCAGTATGATTTAGATTTGTTGGCTGTTGCACTTGAACACAGCCGCGATTATCAGTTCGGCTATTTGGGTCTGCAAACTTTATACGACCGTTACTTCCTGCACATCAACGAACAACGCATCGAGTTGCCGCAAGTCTTCTTTATGCGCGTGGCGATGGGCTTGGCGCTCAATGAAGTGAATCGTGAAGAACGCGCAATCGAGTTTTACAATGTCTTGTCTAGCTTTGACTTTATGTCATCAACGCCGACTTTGTTCAATTCAGGCACCCGCCACAGCCAAATGTCGAGCTGCTACTTGACGACCGTGCCCGATGATTTGGATGGTATTTTTGAGGCTTTAAAAGAAAACGCTCTGCTATCTAAATTTGCCGGTGGTTTGGGTAATGATTGGACGCCAGTGCGTGCGATGAATAGCCACATCAAAGGCACTAATGGCAAATCTCAGGGTGTTGTACCATTCCTGAAAGTCGTGAACGACACTGCTGTTGCAGTGAATCAAGGTGGTAAACGCAAAGGCGCAGTCTGCGCTTACTTAGAAACTTGGCATGCCGACATCGAAGAATTCCTCGAGTTGCGTAAAAATACCGGTGATGATCGTCGCCGTACGCATGATATGAATTCAGCCAACTGGATTCCAGACTTGTTCATGAAACGTGTGATGGAAGGTGGCGAGTGGACTTTGTTTAGCCCATCTGAAGTGCCTGATTTGCACGATAAAGTGGGTAAAGCGTTTGAAGCAGCGTACACCGCCTACGAAGCCAAAGCTGCCCGTGGCGAAATGCGCGTTGCGAAAACCATCCCAGCACTGAGCCTATGGCGCAAAATGCTGACGATGCTGTTTGAAACTGGCCACCCATGGATCACGTTCAAAGACCCATGCAATATTCGCAGCCCGCAACAACACGTTGGTGTGGTTCACTCTTCAAACCTGTGTACTGAAATTACGCTCAATACCAATGAAGAAGAAATCGCAGTTTGTAACTTGGGCTCGATTAACTTATTTAACCATTTGAAAAATGGTCAACTGGACGCTGAAAAACTGTCTCGCACGGTGAAAGTAGCGATGCGTATGCTCGATAACGTTATCGACATCAATTTCTACCCAGTTCGCAAAGCACGCACTTCGAACTTGAAACACCGTCCGGTTGGTTTGGGCATTATGGGCTTCCAAAACTGCTTGCATGAACTCGGCGTTCCTTATGCATCAGATGCTGCGGTTGAATTTGCCGATGTGTCGATGGAAACCGTGGCTTACCACGCGTATTGGGCTTCGACTGAATTGGCGCAAGAGCGCGGCATCTATGCTTCGTACAAAGGTAGCTTGTGGGATCGTGGCATCTTGCCGCAAGACTCAATGCGCCTCTTGGAAGAAGAGCGCGGCGGCTACCTCGAAGTGGATCGCAGCTCACGTTTGGATTGGACGATGTTGCGTGATCGCATCGCCGCCTACGGTATGCGCAACTCCAACTGCTTGGCGATTGCACCAACCGCAACGATTTCAAACATCGTTGGCGTGGATGCGTGTATCGAGCCGACTTACCAAAACTTGTTCGTGAAATCGAACTTGTCAGGTGAATTTACCGTCATCAATGAACACCTCGTTCGCGATTTGAAAGCGCGCGGCCTGTGGGATGAAGTGATGGTGTCGGACTTGAAATACTTCGACGGTTCAGTGGCGCAAATCGATCGTATTCCGCAAGACCTGCGTGATTTGTATGCGACTGCATTTGAGATGGATCCGAAATGGTTGGTTGAAGCTGCTTCGCGTCGTCAAAAATGGATCGACCAAGCGCAATCGCTCAATATCTATATGGCCGGTGCATCAGGTAAGAAATTGGACGAGTTGTACAAACACGCTTGGTTGCGCGGTCTAAAAACCACGTATTACCTCCGTACTTTGGCAGCAACGGCGGCAGAGAAATCAACCGGTCGTGGTGGAGAGTTGAATTCTGTACCTGTTGATGGTGGTTTTGCAGCGGCGGCAGCGCAAGCGGCGATTGCAGCAGCAGCGGCAGTAGATAACACGCCAGCGACGGATGCGAAGTTTTGCTCGATTGACAACCCCGACTGCGAAGCTTGCCAATAA